Proteins encoded together in one Penaeus vannamei isolate JL-2024 chromosome 9, ASM4276789v1, whole genome shotgun sequence window:
- the LOC138862517 gene encoding uncharacterized protein produces the protein MEQRSIVFVCVEDLGACATTGDSLKVDDSFGNNSGSFVSTDVSNGAITYTYSEEEHGDWITLAPDSREDYKNDTRTSNRNKGSVSVQPNMSPDLSNVSRGMGARKGDGAGSDSDDERNATTRFRPSRRLVISPPCLPCHQWDGLMYCRPVFGCVQDALSSKMEDAACRPCFQRNDLNECERIRGCIIPILHGAPNVFQGGVVLPSFRKTTTPSSGTSQEEAVDTRPPPTETLAPADAAAVVPLLKTFLTTLRPQETRASRPPEASQANRVSDSTSNHAQRSTLSSELETTRHEIGNDVSFGASGKSSTSSAVSVASEAHVTQSENQARATLTQIATEASGLSFISERSQVADSSSEILETSEMPSASPGLTATPAERTELISTSSEPTATVTASSETGESTFMSYETESTATSYGMIELTAATTEASDFTSAETEATSEESVATTFGLESTSMSSSADLNSKVSERGKSTATLYEIIESSLKSETEPLSTNNERNQVTVSISEMLESTVVYSDISESTFQTSELESTATSEKGSLDTPCAMPESTYASSEIMESTATTLKTIESTSLSSEVKSMADASSQITESTATADSESSGKPCERKELTFSKATESTATAYGSTKVVMTPESFEVVESQGVTFETTQFKTTPFNILRINGSVPTDMEATSERAHITATFETAEPTEPEIRAATTELMELTITSLETSKSTEFEGTATTSEMMESTITSLKPGESPEAERTVSTVTWSESSNLTSSSCDPVESSQLMPAEETESTFNTIQSRDTIIGTGYALKMPSSTVIHQRSPGTATVEDVTYPPHVHASHPDAEVSPEEATGPRPEAQFSSEAAGLMPSESAHQEADLTTLGLLHAEGFPTPHAKPLYTDALVTSKTPNPDAEVFTVTQTTHSNTESFLTPKTPNPDAEVFMTSRKKTAIIERLILSPTTQKDSQSMKPLYTNHVAFPSAKEAREMYPQIPSRRKDLQDSSPRWKK, from the exons ATGGAACAAAGGAGCATCGTGTTT GTGTGTGTGGAGGACCTGGGAGCTTGCGCGACCACCGGCGATTCCTTGAAGGTCGATGACAGCTTTGGCAACAACAGTGGCTCCTTCGTCAGCACAGACGTCAGCAACGGGGCCATCACCTACACTTACAGTGAGGAAGAGCACGGAGATTGGATAACTCTGGCTCCAGATTCTAGGGAAGACTACAAGAATGACACAAGGACCAGCAATAGAAATAAAGGCTCCGTATCGGTCCAACCAAACATGAGCCCCGATCTGAGCAACGTCAGCCGCGGGATGGGAGCGCGCAAAGGCGACGGCGCGGGCAGCGACAGCGACGACGAGAGGAACGCGACCACTCGCTTCAGGCCCTCGCGTCGGCTGGTGATCTCGCCCCCGTGCCTGCCGTGCCACCAGTGGGACGGCCTCATGTACTGCAGGCCGGTGTTCGGGTGCGTGCAGGACGCTCTCTCGAGCAAGATGGAGGATGCCGCGTGTCGCCCGTGCTTCCAGCGCAACGACCTGAACGAGTGCGAGAGAATCAGAGGCTgcatcatccccatcctccacGGCGCCCCCAACGTCTTTCAAGGCGGCGTCGTCTTACCCTCTTTTAGGAAGACGACCACGCCCTCCTCCGGGACGTCGCAAGAGGAGGCGGTCGACACACGTCCTCCCCCCACGGAAACCCTCGCTCCTGCGGATGCTGCCGCGGTAGTCCCGCTCCTGAAGACCTTCCTCACCACACTTCGCCCTCAAGAGACTCGCGCCTCTCGTCCACCCGAAGCCTCGCAAGCGAACCGCGTCTCGGATTCTACTTCGAATCACGCACAGCGATCCACTCTGAGTTCGGAGTTGGAGACGACGCGACACGAGATTGGGAATGACGTGTCGTTTGGGGCGTCAGGGAAATCTTCGACGTCGTCTGCTGTCTCTGTCGCCTCTGAAGCACATGTCACACAGTCTGAAAACCAGGCTAGAGCAACACTGACTCAAATAGCGACAGAAGCTTCGGGGTTATCTTTCATCTCTGAAAGGTCCCAAGTAGCAGACTCGTCGTCAGAAATATTGGAAACTTCGGAAATGCCATCTGCATCACCAGGGCTGACGGCCACACCGGCTGAAAGAACAGAATTGATCAGCACATCCTCTGAACCAACAGCGACAGTAACCGCATCTTCTGAAACAGGGGAATCGACCTTCATGTCTTATGAAACCGAATCGACCGCTACATCTTATGGAATGATAGAATTGACAGCTGCAACTACTGAAGCGTCCGACTTCACATCAGCAGAAACGGAAGCCACATCAGAGGAATCAGTTGCCACAACGTTTGGATTGGAATCTACATCCATGTCTTCATCAGCAGATTTGAACTCCAAGGTCTCTGAAAGAGGAAAATCAACAGCTACATTATACGAAATAATAGAATCTTCTCTCAAATCTGAAACAGAACCTTTATCcacaaataatgaaagaaatcaaGTGACAGTCTCAATTTCTGAAATGCTTGAATCAACAGTTGTATATTCGGATATATCAGAATCAACATTCCAGACTTCCGAATTAGAATCGACAGCAACCTCTGAAAAAGGCTCATTAGACACGCCTTGTGCAATGCCAGAATCGACCTACGCATCTTCGGAAATAATGGAATCGACTGCTACAACTTTGAAAACAATCGAATCGACATCACTATCTTCTGAAGTCAAAAGCATGGCAGACGCATCTTCACAAATTACGgaatcaacagcaacagcagattCAGAATCGTCAGGTAAACCGTGTGAAAGAAAAGAACTGACATTTTCTAAAGCAACGGAATCGACTGCAACAGCTTATGGAAGCACAAAAGTTGTTATGACACCTGAATCCTTCGAAGTTGTAGAATCACAAGGTGTAACATTTGAGACAACTCAATTCAAAACCACACCATTTAATATACTTCGAATTAACGGCTCTGTACCCACAGATATGGAGGCCACATCTGAAAGAGCACATATCACAGCAACATTTGAAACAGCAGAACCAACAGAACCTGAGATAAGAGCCGCAACTACTGAATTAATGGAGTTGACAATCACGTCCCTTGAAACATCAAAGTCGACAGAATTCGAAGGAACAGCCACTACTTCTGAGATGATGGAGTCGACAATTACGTCACTTAAACCAGGAGAATCGCCAGAAGCCGAGAGGACTGTATCGACAGTCACTTGGTCAGAAAGTTCCAACCTGACATCCTCTTCATGTGACCCAGTAGAGTCCTCACAGCTGATGCCAGCGGAGGAAACAGAATCAACTTTTAATACAATACAGTCAAGAGATACAATAATAGGCACAGGATACGCTCTGAAAATGCCTTCTTCTACCGTGATCCACCAACGATCCCCAGGTACAGCGACCGTAGAGGATGTGACGTACCCTCCTCATGTGCATGCATCCCATCCCGACGCCGAAGTATCTCCCGAGGAAGCAACAGGACCGCGCCCAGAAGCACAGTTCTCCTCTGAAGCAGCTGGACTAATGCCATCAGAATCCGCGCACCAGGAAGCTGATCTAACGACGTTGGGGCTACTCCACGCAGAGGGCTTCCCAACGCCGCATGCAAAGCCTCTCTACACGGACGCTCTCGTGACTTCCAAAACGCCAAATCCTGACGCCGAAGTCTTTACCGTGACCCAGACGACCCACAGTAACACAGAGAGCTTCCTGACACCTAAGACACCAAACCCAGACGCAGAGGTGTTCATGACGTCACGCAAAaaaactgcaataatagaaaGACTCATCTTGTCGCCCACAACACAAAAGGATTCGCAATCAATGAAGCCACTTTACACAAACCATGTTGCTTTTCCTTCAGCAAAAGAGGCAAGAGAAATGTACCCGCAAATTCCGTCGAGAAGGAAAGACCTACAGGACAGTTCTCCGCGTTGGAAGAAATGA